Proteins found in one Ctenopharyngodon idella isolate HZGC_01 chromosome 16, HZGC01, whole genome shotgun sequence genomic segment:
- the LOC127496959 gene encoding protein argonaute-3 isoform X3, whose product MEIGTTGAVGAQSLFSVPRRPGYGTMGKPIKLLANCFQVEIPKMDVYLYEVDIKPEKCPRRVNREVVDSMVQHFKVTIFGDRRPVYDGKKSLYTANPLPVAPAGVDLDVTLPGEGGKDRPFKVSIKFVSLVSWHLLHEVLTGRSMSEPLELDKPISTNPVHAVDVVLRHLPSMKYTPVGRSFFSAPEGYDHPLGGGREVWFGFHQSVRPAMWKMMLNIDVSATAFYKAQPVIQFMCEVLDIHNIDEQPRPLTDSHRVKFTKEIKGLKVEVTHCGTMRRKYRVCNVTRRPASHQTFPLQLENGQTVERTVAQYFREKYNLQLKYPHLPCLQVGQEQKHTYLPLEVCNIVAGQRCIKKLTDNQTSTMIKATARSAPDRQEEISRLVRSANYEADPFVQEFQFKVRDEMAHVTGRVLPAPMLQYGGRVSTEHFMNRTVATPSHGVWDMRGKQFHTGVEIKMWAIACFATQRQCREEILKGFTDQLRKISKDAGMPIQGQPCFCKYAQGADSVEPMFRHLKNTYSGLQLIIVILPGKTPVYAEVKRVGDTLLGMATQCVQVKNVVKTSPQTLSNLCLKINVKLGGINNILVPHQRPSVFQQPVIFLGADVTHPPAGDGKKPSIAAVVGSMDAHPSRYCATVRVQRPRQEVIQDLASMVRELLIQFYKSTRYKPTRIIFYRDGVSEGQFRQVLYYELLAIREACISLEKEYQPGITYIVVQKRHHTRLFCADRNERVSALPDAPPF is encoded by the exons GAGCCGTTGGGGCCCAGTCCCTGTTCTCCGTGCCACGGAGGCCCGGCTATGGCACCATGGGGAAACCCATCAAGCTGCTGGCCAACTGCTTCCAGGTGGAGATCCCCAAGATGGATGTCTACCTGTATGAGGTCGACATCAAGCCTGAGAAGTGTCCACGCCGTGTGAACAG GGAGGTTGTGGACTCCATGGTGCAGcactttaaagtcaccatcTTTGGGGATCGAAGGCCAGTTTATGATGGGAAGAAAAGTCTCTACACCGCCAACCCACTGCCTGTGGCGCCCGCTGGG GTGGATCTGGATGTTACTCTGCCAGGGGAAGGGGGCAAGGACCGACCCTTTAAAGTCAGTATTAAGTTTGTGTCCCTGGTGAGCTGGCACCTGTTGCACGAGGTACTAACTGGTCGCAGTATGTCAGAGCCCTTGGAGCTGGACAAGCCAATCAGCACCAACCCAGTTCACGCTGTGGATGTGGTTCTACGGCATCTGCCCTCCATGAA GTACACACCCGTGGGCCGCTCATTCTTTTCTGCCCCGGAGGGCTACGACCATCCTTTGGGTGGAGGCAGAGAGGTGTGGTTCGGCTTCCACCAGTCTGTTCGGCCAGCCATGTGGAAGATGATGCTCAACATTGACG TGTCAGCCACGGCTTTCTACAAAGCACAGCCAGTtattcagttcatgtgtgaggTACTGGACATCCACAACATTGATGAGCAGCCTCGCCCCCTCACAGACTCCCACAGAGTCAAATTCACCAAAGAAATCAAAg GTCTGAAGGTGGAGGTGACACACTGCGGAACCATGCGGAGGAAGTACCGGGTCTGCAATGTGACCCGCCGCCCTGCCAGCCACCAAAC GTTCCCTTTGCAGTTGGAGAATGGCCAAACTGTAGAACGAACAGTAGCTCAGTATTTCAGAGAGAAGTACAACCTGCAGCTTAAATACCCCCACCTGCCCTGTCTACAGGTGGGCCAGGAGCAGAAACACACCTACCTGCCCCTGGAG GTGTGTAACATTGTAGCAGGGCAGCGGTGCATCAAGAAACTGACAGATAATCAAACATCCACCATGATCAAAGCCACGGCACGATCAGCACCAGACAGACAGGAGGAGATCAGCAGACTG GTGCGCAGTGCTAACTATGAAGCAGACCCTTTCGTGCAGGAGTTTCAGTTTAAGGTGCGAGACGAGATGGCCCACGTGACGGGGCGCGTGTTGCCTGCGCCCATGCTGCAGTACGGGGGCAGGGTGAGCACAGAGCACTTTATG AATCGCACTGTGGCCACACCCAGTCATGGAGTTTGGGACATGAGAGGGAAGCAGTTCCATACCGGGGTGGAGATCAAGATGTGGGCCATCGCCTGCTTCGCCACGCAGAGACAGTGCAGAGAAGAGATTCTCAA GGGTTTCACCGACCAGCTGCGTAAGATCTCAAAGGACGCTGGGATGCCCATCCAGGGTCAGCCGTGTTTCTGTAAGTACGCACAGGGAGCCGACAGCGTGGAGCCCATGTTCAGACACCTGAAGAACACCTACTCCGGACTGCAGCTCATCATCGTCATCCTTCCAGGAAAAACACCCGTCTATG CGGAAGTGAAGCGTGTTGGAGACACTCTTCTAGGAATGGCCACTCAGTGTGTGCAGGTGAAGAACGTGGTGAAAACCTCCCCTCAGACGCTCTCCAACCTCTGCCTCAAAATCAACGTCAAACTCGGTGGCATCAACAACATCCTGGTGCCGCATCAACG GCCTTCAGTGTTCCAGCAGCCAGTCATCTTTCTGGGGGCGGATGTCACTCATCCACCTGCGGGAGATGGGAAGAAACCATCCATTGCAGCA GTGGTGGGCAGTATGGACGCTCATCCCAGCAGGTATTGCGCCACAGTGCGTGTCCAGAGGCCCAGACAGGAAGTGATTCAGGACTTGGCCTCTATGGTGCGAGAGCTTCTCATTCAGTTCTACAAGTCCACTCGCTACAAACCCACCAGAATCATCTTCTACAGGGACGGCGTATCTGAGGGCCAGTTTAGACAG GTGTTGTACTACGAGCTGCTGGCCATTCGAGAGGCCTGTATCAGTCTGGAGAAGGAGTACCAGCCTGGCATCACATACATAGTGGTGCAGAAACGCCACCACACACGCCTCTTCTGTGCCGATCGCAACGAGAGGGTGAGCGCGCTCCCTGACGCTCCTCCATTCTGA
- the LOC127496959 gene encoding protein argonaute-3 isoform X1, translating into MEIGTTGAVGAQSLFSVPRRPGYGTMGKPIKLLANCFQVEIPKMDVYLYEVDIKPEKCPRRVNREVVDSMVQHFKVTIFGDRRPVYDGKKSLYTANPLPVAPAGVDLDVTLPGEGGKDRPFKVSIKFVSLVSWHLLHEVLTGRSMSEPLELDKPISTNPVHAVDVVLRHLPSMKYTPVGRSFFSAPEGYDHPLGGGREVWFGFHQSVRPAMWKMMLNIDVSATAFYKAQPVIQFMCEVLDIHNIDEQPRPLTDSHRVKFTKEIKGLKVEVTHCGTMRRKYRVCNVTRRPASHQTFPLQLENGQTVERTVAQYFREKYNLQLKYPHLPCLQVGQEQKHTYLPLEVCNIVAGQRCIKKLTDNQTSTMIKATARSAPDRQEEISRLVRSANYEADPFVQEFQFKVRDEMAHVTGRVLPAPMLQYGGRVSTEHFMNRTVATPSHGVWDMRGKQFHTGVEIKMWAIACFATQRQCREEILKGFTDQLRKISKDAGMPIQGQPCFCKYAQGADSVEPMFRHLKNTYSGLQLIIVILPGKTPVYAEVKRVGDTLLGMATQCVQVKNVVKTSPQTLSNLCLKINVKLGGINNILVPHQRPSVFQQPVIFLGADVTHPPAGDGKKPSIAAVVGSMDAHPSRYCATVRVQRPRQEVIQDLASMVRELLIQFYKSTRYKPTRIIFYRDGVSEGQFRQVLYYELLAIREACISLEKEYQPGITYIVVQKRHHTRLFCADRNERVGRSGNIPAGTTVDTDITHPYEFDFYLCSHAGIQGTSRPSHYHVLWDDNCFTADEFQLLTYQLCHTYVRCTRSVSIPAPAYYAHLVAFRARYHLVDKEHDSAEGSHVSGQSNGRDPQALAKAVQIHHDTLRTMYFA; encoded by the exons GAGCCGTTGGGGCCCAGTCCCTGTTCTCCGTGCCACGGAGGCCCGGCTATGGCACCATGGGGAAACCCATCAAGCTGCTGGCCAACTGCTTCCAGGTGGAGATCCCCAAGATGGATGTCTACCTGTATGAGGTCGACATCAAGCCTGAGAAGTGTCCACGCCGTGTGAACAG GGAGGTTGTGGACTCCATGGTGCAGcactttaaagtcaccatcTTTGGGGATCGAAGGCCAGTTTATGATGGGAAGAAAAGTCTCTACACCGCCAACCCACTGCCTGTGGCGCCCGCTGGG GTGGATCTGGATGTTACTCTGCCAGGGGAAGGGGGCAAGGACCGACCCTTTAAAGTCAGTATTAAGTTTGTGTCCCTGGTGAGCTGGCACCTGTTGCACGAGGTACTAACTGGTCGCAGTATGTCAGAGCCCTTGGAGCTGGACAAGCCAATCAGCACCAACCCAGTTCACGCTGTGGATGTGGTTCTACGGCATCTGCCCTCCATGAA GTACACACCCGTGGGCCGCTCATTCTTTTCTGCCCCGGAGGGCTACGACCATCCTTTGGGTGGAGGCAGAGAGGTGTGGTTCGGCTTCCACCAGTCTGTTCGGCCAGCCATGTGGAAGATGATGCTCAACATTGACG TGTCAGCCACGGCTTTCTACAAAGCACAGCCAGTtattcagttcatgtgtgaggTACTGGACATCCACAACATTGATGAGCAGCCTCGCCCCCTCACAGACTCCCACAGAGTCAAATTCACCAAAGAAATCAAAg GTCTGAAGGTGGAGGTGACACACTGCGGAACCATGCGGAGGAAGTACCGGGTCTGCAATGTGACCCGCCGCCCTGCCAGCCACCAAAC GTTCCCTTTGCAGTTGGAGAATGGCCAAACTGTAGAACGAACAGTAGCTCAGTATTTCAGAGAGAAGTACAACCTGCAGCTTAAATACCCCCACCTGCCCTGTCTACAGGTGGGCCAGGAGCAGAAACACACCTACCTGCCCCTGGAG GTGTGTAACATTGTAGCAGGGCAGCGGTGCATCAAGAAACTGACAGATAATCAAACATCCACCATGATCAAAGCCACGGCACGATCAGCACCAGACAGACAGGAGGAGATCAGCAGACTG GTGCGCAGTGCTAACTATGAAGCAGACCCTTTCGTGCAGGAGTTTCAGTTTAAGGTGCGAGACGAGATGGCCCACGTGACGGGGCGCGTGTTGCCTGCGCCCATGCTGCAGTACGGGGGCAGGGTGAGCACAGAGCACTTTATG AATCGCACTGTGGCCACACCCAGTCATGGAGTTTGGGACATGAGAGGGAAGCAGTTCCATACCGGGGTGGAGATCAAGATGTGGGCCATCGCCTGCTTCGCCACGCAGAGACAGTGCAGAGAAGAGATTCTCAA GGGTTTCACCGACCAGCTGCGTAAGATCTCAAAGGACGCTGGGATGCCCATCCAGGGTCAGCCGTGTTTCTGTAAGTACGCACAGGGAGCCGACAGCGTGGAGCCCATGTTCAGACACCTGAAGAACACCTACTCCGGACTGCAGCTCATCATCGTCATCCTTCCAGGAAAAACACCCGTCTATG CGGAAGTGAAGCGTGTTGGAGACACTCTTCTAGGAATGGCCACTCAGTGTGTGCAGGTGAAGAACGTGGTGAAAACCTCCCCTCAGACGCTCTCCAACCTCTGCCTCAAAATCAACGTCAAACTCGGTGGCATCAACAACATCCTGGTGCCGCATCAACG GCCTTCAGTGTTCCAGCAGCCAGTCATCTTTCTGGGGGCGGATGTCACTCATCCACCTGCGGGAGATGGGAAGAAACCATCCATTGCAGCA GTGGTGGGCAGTATGGACGCTCATCCCAGCAGGTATTGCGCCACAGTGCGTGTCCAGAGGCCCAGACAGGAAGTGATTCAGGACTTGGCCTCTATGGTGCGAGAGCTTCTCATTCAGTTCTACAAGTCCACTCGCTACAAACCCACCAGAATCATCTTCTACAGGGACGGCGTATCTGAGGGCCAGTTTAGACAG GTGTTGTACTACGAGCTGCTGGCCATTCGAGAGGCCTGTATCAGTCTGGAGAAGGAGTACCAGCCTGGCATCACATACATAGTGGTGCAGAAACGCCACCACACACGCCTCTTCTGTGCCGATCGCAACGAGAGG GTGGGTCGCAGCGGAAACATTCCTGCTGGTACGACAGTAGACACGGATATCACACACCCCTACGAGTTTGACTTTTACCTCTGCAGTCATGCTGGAATACAg GGCACTAGCCGACCCTCCCACTACCATGTCCTGTGGGACGACAACTGCTTCACTGCTGATGAGTTCCAGCTGCTCACTTACCAGTTGTGCCACACGTACGTGCGCTGTACCCGCTCCGTCTCCATCCCTGCGCCAGCCTACTACGCCCACCTGGTGGCCTTCCGTGCCCGCTACCACTTGGTGGACAAAGAACACGACAG tgcCGAGGGAAGCCACGTCTCCGGGCAGAGCAACGGCCGGGATCCCCAAGCGCTGGCCAAAGCTGTGCAGATTCACCATGACACCCTGAGGACCATGTACTTTGCCTAA
- the LOC127496959 gene encoding protein argonaute-3 isoform X2, whose protein sequence is MEIGTTGAVGAQSLFSVPRRPGYGTMGKPIKLLANCFQVEIPKMDVYLYEVDIKPEKCPRRVNREVVDSMVQHFKVTIFGDRRPVYDGKKSLYTANPLPVAPAGVDLDVTLPGEGGKDRPFKVSIKFVSLVSWHLLHEVLTGRSMSEPLELDKPISTNPVHAVDVVLRHLPSMKYTPVGRSFFSAPEGYDHPLGGGREVWFGFHQSVRPAMWKMMLNIDVSATAFYKAQPVIQFMCEVLDIHNIDEQPRPLTDSHRVKFTKEIKGLKVEVTHCGTMRRKYRVCNVTRRPASHQTFPLQLENGQTVERTVAQYFREKYNLQLKYPHLPCLQVGQEQKHTYLPLEVCNIVAGQRCIKKLTDNQTSTMIKATARSAPDRQEEISRLVRSANYEADPFVQEFQFKVRDEMAHVTGRVLPAPMLQYGGRNRTVATPSHGVWDMRGKQFHTGVEIKMWAIACFATQRQCREEILKGFTDQLRKISKDAGMPIQGQPCFCKYAQGADSVEPMFRHLKNTYSGLQLIIVILPGKTPVYAEVKRVGDTLLGMATQCVQVKNVVKTSPQTLSNLCLKINVKLGGINNILVPHQRPSVFQQPVIFLGADVTHPPAGDGKKPSIAAVVGSMDAHPSRYCATVRVQRPRQEVIQDLASMVRELLIQFYKSTRYKPTRIIFYRDGVSEGQFRQVLYYELLAIREACISLEKEYQPGITYIVVQKRHHTRLFCADRNERVGRSGNIPAGTTVDTDITHPYEFDFYLCSHAGIQGTSRPSHYHVLWDDNCFTADEFQLLTYQLCHTYVRCTRSVSIPAPAYYAHLVAFRARYHLVDKEHDSAEGSHVSGQSNGRDPQALAKAVQIHHDTLRTMYFA, encoded by the exons GAGCCGTTGGGGCCCAGTCCCTGTTCTCCGTGCCACGGAGGCCCGGCTATGGCACCATGGGGAAACCCATCAAGCTGCTGGCCAACTGCTTCCAGGTGGAGATCCCCAAGATGGATGTCTACCTGTATGAGGTCGACATCAAGCCTGAGAAGTGTCCACGCCGTGTGAACAG GGAGGTTGTGGACTCCATGGTGCAGcactttaaagtcaccatcTTTGGGGATCGAAGGCCAGTTTATGATGGGAAGAAAAGTCTCTACACCGCCAACCCACTGCCTGTGGCGCCCGCTGGG GTGGATCTGGATGTTACTCTGCCAGGGGAAGGGGGCAAGGACCGACCCTTTAAAGTCAGTATTAAGTTTGTGTCCCTGGTGAGCTGGCACCTGTTGCACGAGGTACTAACTGGTCGCAGTATGTCAGAGCCCTTGGAGCTGGACAAGCCAATCAGCACCAACCCAGTTCACGCTGTGGATGTGGTTCTACGGCATCTGCCCTCCATGAA GTACACACCCGTGGGCCGCTCATTCTTTTCTGCCCCGGAGGGCTACGACCATCCTTTGGGTGGAGGCAGAGAGGTGTGGTTCGGCTTCCACCAGTCTGTTCGGCCAGCCATGTGGAAGATGATGCTCAACATTGACG TGTCAGCCACGGCTTTCTACAAAGCACAGCCAGTtattcagttcatgtgtgaggTACTGGACATCCACAACATTGATGAGCAGCCTCGCCCCCTCACAGACTCCCACAGAGTCAAATTCACCAAAGAAATCAAAg GTCTGAAGGTGGAGGTGACACACTGCGGAACCATGCGGAGGAAGTACCGGGTCTGCAATGTGACCCGCCGCCCTGCCAGCCACCAAAC GTTCCCTTTGCAGTTGGAGAATGGCCAAACTGTAGAACGAACAGTAGCTCAGTATTTCAGAGAGAAGTACAACCTGCAGCTTAAATACCCCCACCTGCCCTGTCTACAGGTGGGCCAGGAGCAGAAACACACCTACCTGCCCCTGGAG GTGTGTAACATTGTAGCAGGGCAGCGGTGCATCAAGAAACTGACAGATAATCAAACATCCACCATGATCAAAGCCACGGCACGATCAGCACCAGACAGACAGGAGGAGATCAGCAGACTG GTGCGCAGTGCTAACTATGAAGCAGACCCTTTCGTGCAGGAGTTTCAGTTTAAGGTGCGAGACGAGATGGCCCACGTGACGGGGCGCGTGTTGCCTGCGCCCATGCTGCAGTACGGGGGCAGG AATCGCACTGTGGCCACACCCAGTCATGGAGTTTGGGACATGAGAGGGAAGCAGTTCCATACCGGGGTGGAGATCAAGATGTGGGCCATCGCCTGCTTCGCCACGCAGAGACAGTGCAGAGAAGAGATTCTCAA GGGTTTCACCGACCAGCTGCGTAAGATCTCAAAGGACGCTGGGATGCCCATCCAGGGTCAGCCGTGTTTCTGTAAGTACGCACAGGGAGCCGACAGCGTGGAGCCCATGTTCAGACACCTGAAGAACACCTACTCCGGACTGCAGCTCATCATCGTCATCCTTCCAGGAAAAACACCCGTCTATG CGGAAGTGAAGCGTGTTGGAGACACTCTTCTAGGAATGGCCACTCAGTGTGTGCAGGTGAAGAACGTGGTGAAAACCTCCCCTCAGACGCTCTCCAACCTCTGCCTCAAAATCAACGTCAAACTCGGTGGCATCAACAACATCCTGGTGCCGCATCAACG GCCTTCAGTGTTCCAGCAGCCAGTCATCTTTCTGGGGGCGGATGTCACTCATCCACCTGCGGGAGATGGGAAGAAACCATCCATTGCAGCA GTGGTGGGCAGTATGGACGCTCATCCCAGCAGGTATTGCGCCACAGTGCGTGTCCAGAGGCCCAGACAGGAAGTGATTCAGGACTTGGCCTCTATGGTGCGAGAGCTTCTCATTCAGTTCTACAAGTCCACTCGCTACAAACCCACCAGAATCATCTTCTACAGGGACGGCGTATCTGAGGGCCAGTTTAGACAG GTGTTGTACTACGAGCTGCTGGCCATTCGAGAGGCCTGTATCAGTCTGGAGAAGGAGTACCAGCCTGGCATCACATACATAGTGGTGCAGAAACGCCACCACACACGCCTCTTCTGTGCCGATCGCAACGAGAGG GTGGGTCGCAGCGGAAACATTCCTGCTGGTACGACAGTAGACACGGATATCACACACCCCTACGAGTTTGACTTTTACCTCTGCAGTCATGCTGGAATACAg GGCACTAGCCGACCCTCCCACTACCATGTCCTGTGGGACGACAACTGCTTCACTGCTGATGAGTTCCAGCTGCTCACTTACCAGTTGTGCCACACGTACGTGCGCTGTACCCGCTCCGTCTCCATCCCTGCGCCAGCCTACTACGCCCACCTGGTGGCCTTCCGTGCCCGCTACCACTTGGTGGACAAAGAACACGACAG tgcCGAGGGAAGCCACGTCTCCGGGCAGAGCAACGGCCGGGATCCCCAAGCGCTGGCCAAAGCTGTGCAGATTCACCATGACACCCTGAGGACCATGTACTTTGCCTAA